The proteins below come from a single Tachysurus fulvidraco isolate hzauxx_2018 chromosome 13, HZAU_PFXX_2.0, whole genome shotgun sequence genomic window:
- the LOC113650789 gene encoding uncharacterized protein LOC113650789 isoform X5, whose protein sequence is MSSESQSFSIVEQSKISLTGSTFTSNLSIPSEVSNPIIQPTLPFVGAIHGGLKPDTAVLVQGAVPNNSKQFEINFQIGQSYGDGIAFHFNPRITLKYVYMNTLRNGKWEKDETVYDKIIPKETSFSLLILAKSEGYEVYVNGLWYYLFKHRMPLEQVSALGIRGDASISICGFINNWSKTSLCMEQSKIKGLGRSFLKMLPIPSELENPVIQPKIPYIGPISGGIKPGMALFIQGTINPSGYQVSVDFKLGEKKTDAIPFTFNPRIGQYVYMNTFLNGIWGKEQLVVDKPFTKGGTFCILIVVRSDCFQVLVNGWGHCTYTHRMYLGKITTLSIWGDVCIHYFGFAYNWCRSPFFKDQLKITDKGTSVKSPLVIPSEITKAVIQPTIPYVNTIQGGLKPKMAVLFHGVLPAHAQSFEINFKTGQYIDDSYNDIAFQFNPRMGQYVYMNSYIAKSWGKEECVSDKPFIKGAAFQLFIIITTDGFEVFINGMRHCIYMHRFPLEKITTLDICGDVSILVFSFIDDWSTLNLSQSNNRVMGSLDSRPSSLPLAVTGPFIQPTLPYVSKVAGGLRQNMALFFQGIIPLNSKGFEINLKTGESETDDIAFHFNPHSGQYVSLNSFINGSWDKGESVSYSPFNKGAGFYLFIAINSDNYQVFVNGLEHSTFKHCIPLEKVSTLDIRGDVSKLIYGIIDNWSSTCLCLDQSRITGMGNTFSSLLNTPADLSYVVIQPTLPHLCAIPGGLTTDMAVYFQGTVPAHAVIFEINFHTGWYAESDLSFHFSPRIGNFVYLNSYRNGKWENSESAPIKPFTKETSFNMFIVIKSEGYEVYVNGLFYCLFKHRQPLENNCAISIYGDVSIPIYGFIDNWSKSSFIADQSKITTKGTQSLVTLPAEVSQPIIQPALPYVGKITEGLKPDMAVFFQGTIPTHAKSFEINFKTGPSDGDDIAFHFNPRLGEFVNLNSFRNGSWEKREPTPEIPFLRGTALNMFVVITSEGYEVFVNGLIYCVFKHRIPLEKVSILAIRGDVILPICGITGNWKTCSFCTKETASSTPVPKDVSYLISNPTLPYITEFPGKIKQDMIILFQGTVPADAKSFEINLKTGPSDGDDIALNFNPRIGQYVYLNTFRDGTWEKQETAPDKPFSKGANFQILLVIKSEGYEVYVNGIILCMYKHRIPFQKVLTLAIGGDVSLSTCGFIDNWKTSSFYPLIVTSSPTPIPKDVTFPISNPTLPFVGKIQEEIQQDAALLFQGTVPADAKSFEINFKTGPSDKDDIAFQFNPYFGQYIYLNCFRNGKWEKEETAPDTPFTKGAAFQIIVVFKYEGYEVYVNGVKCCLFNHRIPLEKVSTLDFRGNVSMSMCNLISNWKTSSFYPLIVTSSPTPIPKDVTFPISNPTLPFVGKIQEGIQQDAALLFQGTVPADAKSFEINFKTGPSDKDDIAFQFNPRFGQYIYLNCFRNGKWEKEETAPDTPFTKGAAFQIIVVFKYEGYEVYVNGVKCCLFNHRIPPEKVSTLDFRGNVSMSMCNLISNWKTSSLFSGMGATSTTTIPLEVAYAVKSPTLPYMGNFQGNVKQDMAVLFQGTVPTDSQRFEINFQTGQGANDDIAFHFNPRIENYTALNSRKNGSWMKEETAPFKPLAKGAAFQIIVVFKSEGYEVYVNGKSHCTFKHRIPFENVSTIAIRGDVNMQLICFIDNWKSVSMSM, encoded by the exons ATGAGCTCC gaGAGCCAATCCTTCTCGATCGTCGAGCAATCAAAAATTTCACTCACAGGAAGCACATTTACAAGCAACTTGTCTATTCCTTCTGAGGTTTCAAATCCAATCATCCAGCCT ACACTTCCCTTTGTGGGTGCAATCCATGGAGGCTTAAAACCAGATACTGCTGTGTTGGTTCAGGGGGCTGTTCCTAACAATTCCAAACA attTGAGATAAATTTCCAGATAGGACAATCTTATGGTGATGGTATCGCATTTCACTTCAACCCTCGCATTACACTTAAATATGTTTACATGAACACCCTCAGAAATGGTAAATGGGAAAAAGATGAAACTGTTTATGACAAGATCATCCCCAAAGAGACATCTTTCAGTCTGCTGATTCTCGCCAAGTCAGAGGGATATGAg GTTTATGTGAACGGTCTGTGGTACTATCTGTTCAAACATCGCATGCCTCTAGAGCAAGTTTCAGCACTCGGCATTCGTGGAGATGCTTCTATTTCCATCTGTGGTTTTATCAAT AACTGGAGCAAAACTTCTCTATGTATGGAGCAATCGAAAATCAAAGGCTTGGGGAGATCGTTCTTGAAAATGTTACCCATCCCATCAGAGCTTGAAAACCCAGTCATCCAACCT AAAATACCTTATATTGGTCCTATTTCTGGAGGGATAAAACCAGGAATGGCTCTGTTTATCCAAGGGACTATTAATCCATCTGGATACCA ggtTTCAGTAGATTTCAAATtgggagaaaagaaaactgaTGCAATCCCATTTACTTTTAATCCACGTATTGGTCAATATGTGTACATGAACACCTTCTTAAATGGCATCTGGGGCAAAGAGCAATTAGTCGTAGATAAGCCCTTCACCAAAGGAGGAACCTTCTGTATACTGATTGTTGTCCGTTCAGATTGTTTCCAG GTCTTAGTAAATGGGTGGGGacactgcacatacacacaccgcaTGTATTTGGGTAAAATTACCACACTCAGCATTTGGGGAGATGTTTGTATCCACTACTTTGGCTTTGCTTAT AACTGGTGCAGATCACCTTTTTTTAAGGACCAACTGAAAATCACAGATAAAGGTACCTCAGTCAAAAGTCCTTTAGTCATCCCTTCTGAAATTACAAAGGCAGTCATCCAGCCT ACAATTCCTTATGTGAATACAATCCAAGGAGGATTAAAACCAAAGATGGCCGTGTTATTCCATGGTGTTCTTCCTGCACATGCCCAAAG ctttgaaattaattttaaaaccgGGCAGTATATTGATGACAGCTATAATGACATCGCGTTTCAGTTCAACCCACGCATGGGACAATACGTGTACATGAACAGCTACATAGCCAAGAGCTGGGGGAAGGAGGAATGTGTCTCTGACAAGCCCTTCATCAAGGGAGCAGCTTTCCAATTATTTATCATCATCACAACTGATGGATTTGAG GTCTTCATTAATGGCATGAGGCATTGCATATACATGCACCGCTTTCCCCTAGAGAAAATTACAACATTAGACATTTGTGGCGATGTTTCCATCCTTGTCTTTAGTTTTATTGAT GACTGGAGCACACTGAACTTGAGCCAATCAAATAACAGAGTCATGGGGAGTTTAGATTCAAGACCATCATCTCTGCCATTAGCGGTGACAGGTCCATTCATCCAGCCT ACACTTCCTTATGTGAGTAAAGTTGCAGGAGGACTAAGACAAAATATGGCTTTGTTCTTCCAAGGGATTATTCCTTTAAATAGCAAAGG ctttgaaataaatttaaaaacaggGGAGTCTGAGACTGATGACATCGCTTTTCACTTCAACCCCCATAGTGGTCAATATGTCAGCCTGAACAGCTTCATAAACGGTAGCTGGGACAAGGGGGAATCTGTTTCTTACAGTCCCTTCAACAAGGGAGCAGGCTTCTATCTGTTTATTGCAATCAATTCAGACAACTATCAG GTGTTTGTGAACGGCTTGGAGCACTCTACGTTCAAGCACTGCATTCCTCTGGAGAAAGTTTCCACACTTGATATCCGTGGTGACGTTTCCAAACTAATCTATGGTATAATTGAT AACTGGAGCAGTACATGTTTATGTTTGGATCAATCAAGAATTACAGGCATGGGGAACACGTTTTCAAGCCTGTTAAATACCCCTGCGGATTTGTCATATGTAGTCATTCAGCCT ACACTACCCCATTTATGTGCTATACCTGGAGGATTAACAACAGATATGGCAGTATACTTTCAAGGGACTGTTCCTGCACATGCTGTAAT CTTTGAGATTAACTTCCACACAGGTTGGTATGCAGAGAGTGATCTCTCTTTTCACTTTAGCCCTCGAATCGGGAATTTCGTATACTTGAACAGCTACAGAAATGGCAAATGGGAGAACAGTGAATCTGCCCCCATTAAACCCTTTACAAAAGAAACTTCctttaatatgtttattgtCATCAAGTCAGAAGGCTATGAG GTCTATGTGAATGGATTGTTCTACTGTTTGTTTAAGCACCGCCAACCTTTAGAGAATAATTGTGCTATTAGTATATATGGAGATGTTTCAATCCCCATCTATGGATTTATTGAT AACTGGAGCAAATCCTCTTTCATTGCGGACCAATCTAAAATCACAACCAAGGGGACTCAAAGTCTGGTAACGCTTCCAGCAGAGGTTTCACAGCCAATAATCCAGCCT GCACTTCCATATGTGGGTAAGATCACAGAAGGGTTAAAGCCAGACATGGCTGTGTTCTTCCAAGGGACTATTCCTACACATGCTAAAAG ctttgaaataaattttaaaacgGGACCGTCTGATGGTGATGacattgcatttcatttcaaTCCTCGCCTTGGAGAATTTGTCAACCTAAACAGCTTCAGAAACGGTAGCTGGGAAAAAAGGGAACCTACACCGGAAATACCCTTCCTTAGGGGAACAGCCTTAAATATGTTTGTTGTCATCACCTCAGAGGGCTATGAG GTCTTTGTGAATGGCTTAATTTATTGCGTCTTCAAGCATCGCATTCCTCTAGAGAAAGTTTCCATACTTGCCATTCGTGGAGATGTTATACTTCCCATCTGTGGCATTACTGGT AACTGGAAGACCTGTTCGTTCTGCACTAAAGAAACCGCAAGCTCTACACCTGTCCCTAAAGATGTTTCATATCTGATCAGCAACCCT acaCTTCCCTATATAACTGAATTCccaggaaaaataaaacaagacatGATAATACTTTTCCAAGGGACTGTTCCTGCAGATGCCAAAAG CTttgaaataaatcttaaaacagGGCCATCTGATGGAGATGACATTGCTTTAAATTTCAACCCTCGTATCGGTCAGTACGTCTACCTGAACACCTTCCGTGATGGTACTTGGGAAAAGCAAGAAACTGCACCTGACAAACCTTTCAGCAAGGGAGCAAACTTCCAAATTCTTCTAGTCATTAAATCTGAGGGCTATGAG GTCTACGTCAACGGCATAATACTCTGCATGTATAAGCACCGTATTCCTTTTCAGAAAGTTTTAACACTTGCCATTGGTGGAGATGTTTCTCTTTCCACCTGTGGTTTTATTGAT aaCTGGAAGACTTCTTCCTTTTACCCACTTATAGTGACATCAAGCCCTACACCCATCCCTAAAGATGTTACATTTCCAATCAGCAATCCT ACACTTCCCTTTGTGGGTAAAATCCAAGAAGAGATACAACAAGATGCAGCTTTACTTTTCCAAGGGACTGTTCCAGCAGATGCCAAAAG ttttgaaataaattttaaaacgGGTCCGTCTGACAAGGATGACATCGCTTTCCAATTCAATCCTTACTTTGGTCAATACATCTACCTGAACTGCTTTAGAAATGGAAAGTGGGAGAAGGAGGAAACTGCACCTGACACACCCTTCACCAAGGGAGCAGCCTTTCAAATTATTGTAGTCTTCAAATACGAGGGCTATGAG gTCTATGTGAATGGCGTGAAATGTTGCCTGTTCAATCACCGCATTCCTCTAGAGAAAGTTTCAACACTTGACTTTAGAGGCAACGTTTCCATGTCCATGTGTAATCTTATTTCT AACTGGAAGACCTCTTCCTTTTACCCACTTATAGTGACATCAAGCCCTACACCCATCCCTAAAGATGTTACATTTCCGATCAGCAACCCT ACACTTCCCTTTGTGGGTAAAATCCAAGAAGGGATACAACAAGATGCAGCTTTACTTTTCCAAGGGACTGTTCCAGCAGATGCCAAAAG ttttgaaataaattttaaaacgGGTCCGTCTGACAAGGATGACATCGCTTTCCAATTTAATCCTCGCTTTGGTCAATACATCTACCTGAACTGCTTTAGAAATGGAAAGTGGGAGAAGGAGGAAACTGCACCTGACACACCCTTCACCAAGGGAGCAGCCTTTCAAATTATTGTAGTCTTCAAATACGAGGGCTATGAG gTCTATGTGAATGGCGTGAAATGTTGCCTGTTCAATCACCGCATTCCTCCAGAGAAAGTTTCAACACTTGACTTTAGAGGCAACGTTTCCATGTCCATGTGTAATCTTATTTCT AACTGGAAGACCTCTTCCTTATTCTCGGGTATGGGAGCCACAAGCACTACAACTATACCTTTAGAGGTTGCTTATGCAGTCAAAAGCCCT ACACTTCCCTATATGGGTAATTTCCAAGGAAACGTTAAACAAGACATGGCTGTCCTTTTCCAAGGGACTGTTCCAACAGATAGCCAAAG atttgaaataaatttccAAACGGGGCAAGGTGCAAATGATGACATTGCATTTCACTTTAATCCCCGGATTGAAAATTATACTGCCTTGAACAGCCGCAAAAATGGCAGCTGGATGAAAGAGGAAACTGCACCTTTTAAACCCTTGGCTAAGGGAGCAGCCTTCcaaattattgttgtttttaaatcagaagGATATGag GTTTATGTGAACGGCAAGAGCCACTGCACATTTAAACATCGCATACCTTTTGAGAACGTGTCCACCATTGCCATACGTGGTGATGTTAACATGCAGctcatttgttttattgat AACTGGAAGAGTGTATCCATGAGTATGTAA
- the LOC113650789 gene encoding uncharacterized protein LOC113650789 isoform X3: protein MSSESQSFSIVEQSKISLTGSTFTSNLSIPSEVSNPIIQPTLPFVGAIHGGLKPDTAVLVQGAVPNNSKQFEINFQIGQSYGDGIAFHFNPRITLKYVYMNTLRNGKWEKDETVYDKIIPKETSFSLLILAKSEGYEVYVNGLWYYLFKHRMPLEQVSALGIRGDASISICGFINNWSKTSLCMEQSKIKGLGRSFLKMLPIPSELENPVIQPKIPYIGPISGGIKPGMALFIQGTINPSGYQVSVDFKLGEKKTDAIPFTFNPRIGQYVYMNTFLNGIWGKEQLVVDKPFTKGGTFCILIVVRSDCFQVLVNGWGHCTYTHRMYLGKITTLSIWGDVCIHYFGFAYNWCRSPFFKDQLKITDKGTSVKSPLVIPSEITKAVIQPKIPYSGPISGQLRPGMALYVRGTVLKDDCQFGIAFGARKNTYDDDSDVPFIFNPRFDQYIYQNNYRNNVWNKEELVYDKPFVKGENFTVVIVIIKEGFEVYVNGTRHSLFRHRDALQAIERIGIWGGVSVVFFGFLEDWTASSYFKELSKTIPVGSSPLSIFSIPSEISNLLIQPQLPYRGPINVDIKPGMAFYAEGSVLANANDFLINFLVGPSKTDDVLITFNPRIGQYLYLNTYRNGVWEKEQLAAYQPFMKGTAFNVLIVVTPQYYKMYVNGQKHSTYAHRIPFERIKTLVIMGDVKINFCGFTNNWRRSYALKRQPKLTDVGNTFTSLLPVPSEALHAVIQPTIPYVNTIQGGLKPKMAVLFHGVLPAHAQSFEINFKTGQYIDDSYNDIAFQFNPRMGQYVYMNSYIAKSWGKEECVSDKPFIKGAAFQLFIIITTDGFEVFINGMRHCIYMHRFPLEKITTLDICGDVSILVFSFIDDWSTLNLSQSNNRVMGSLDSRPSSLPLAVTGPFIQPTLPYVSKVAGGLRQNMALFFQGIIPLNSKGFEINLKTGESETDDIAFHFNPHSGQYVSLNSFINGSWDKGESVSYSPFNKGAGFYLFIAINSDNYQVFVNGLEHSTFKHCIPLEKVSTLDIRGDVSKLIYGIIDNWSSTCLCLDQSRITGMGNTFSSLLNTPADLSYVVIQPTLPHLCAIPGGLTTDMAVYFQGTVPAHAVIFEINFHTGWYAESDLSFHFSPRIGNFVYLNSYRNGKWENSESAPIKPFTKETSFNMFIVIKSEGYEVYVNGLFYCLFKHRQPLENNCAISIYGDVSIPIYGFIDNWSKSSFIADQSKITTKGTQSLVTLPAEVSQPIIQPALPYVGKITEGLKPDMAVFFQGTIPTHAKSFEINFKTGPSDGDDIAFHFNPRLGEFVNLNSFRNGSWEKREPTPEIPFLRGTALNMFVVITSEGYEVFVNGLIYCVFKHRIPLEKVSILAIRGDVILPICGITGNWKTCSFCTKETASSTPVPKDVSYLISNPTLPYITEFPGKIKQDMIILFQGTVPADAKSFEINFKTGPSDKDDIAFQFNPYFGQYIYLNCFRNGKWEKEETAPDTPFTKGAAFQIIVVFKYEGYEVYVNGVKCCLFNHRIPLEKVSTLDFRGNVSMSMCNLISNWKTSSFYPLIVTSSPTPIPKDVTFPISNPTLPFVGKIQEGIQQDAALLFQGTVPADAKSFEINFKTGPSDKDDIAFQFNPRFGQYIYLNCFRNGKWEKEETAPDTPFTKGAAFQIIVVFKYEGYEVYVNGVKCCLFNHRIPPEKVSTLDFRGNVSMSMCNLISNWKTSSLFSGMGATSTTTIPLEVAYAVKSPTLPYMGNFQGNVKQDMAVLFQGTVPTDSQRFEINFQTGQGANDDIAFHFNPRIENYTALNSRKNGSWMKEETAPFKPLAKGAAFQIIVVFKSEGYEVYVNGKSHCTFKHRIPFENVSTIAIRGDVNMQLICFIDNWKSVSMSM from the exons ATGAGCTCC gaGAGCCAATCCTTCTCGATCGTCGAGCAATCAAAAATTTCACTCACAGGAAGCACATTTACAAGCAACTTGTCTATTCCTTCTGAGGTTTCAAATCCAATCATCCAGCCT ACACTTCCCTTTGTGGGTGCAATCCATGGAGGCTTAAAACCAGATACTGCTGTGTTGGTTCAGGGGGCTGTTCCTAACAATTCCAAACA attTGAGATAAATTTCCAGATAGGACAATCTTATGGTGATGGTATCGCATTTCACTTCAACCCTCGCATTACACTTAAATATGTTTACATGAACACCCTCAGAAATGGTAAATGGGAAAAAGATGAAACTGTTTATGACAAGATCATCCCCAAAGAGACATCTTTCAGTCTGCTGATTCTCGCCAAGTCAGAGGGATATGAg GTTTATGTGAACGGTCTGTGGTACTATCTGTTCAAACATCGCATGCCTCTAGAGCAAGTTTCAGCACTCGGCATTCGTGGAGATGCTTCTATTTCCATCTGTGGTTTTATCAAT AACTGGAGCAAAACTTCTCTATGTATGGAGCAATCGAAAATCAAAGGCTTGGGGAGATCGTTCTTGAAAATGTTACCCATCCCATCAGAGCTTGAAAACCCAGTCATCCAACCT AAAATACCTTATATTGGTCCTATTTCTGGAGGGATAAAACCAGGAATGGCTCTGTTTATCCAAGGGACTATTAATCCATCTGGATACCA ggtTTCAGTAGATTTCAAATtgggagaaaagaaaactgaTGCAATCCCATTTACTTTTAATCCACGTATTGGTCAATATGTGTACATGAACACCTTCTTAAATGGCATCTGGGGCAAAGAGCAATTAGTCGTAGATAAGCCCTTCACCAAAGGAGGAACCTTCTGTATACTGATTGTTGTCCGTTCAGATTGTTTCCAG GTCTTAGTAAATGGGTGGGGacactgcacatacacacaccgcaTGTATTTGGGTAAAATTACCACACTCAGCATTTGGGGAGATGTTTGTATCCACTACTTTGGCTTTGCTTAT AACTGGTGCAGATCACCTTTTTTTAAGGACCAACTGAAAATCACAGATAAAGGTACCTCAGTCAAAAGTCCTTTAGTCATCCCTTCTGAAATTACAAAGGCAGTCATCCAGCCT AAAATCCCCTATAGTGGACCAATATCTGGACAGTTGAGACCCGGAATGGCTCTGTATGTCCGTGGAACTGTTCTTAAAGATGACTGCCA GTTTGGAATCGCATTTGGAGCGCGTAAAAATACATATGATGATGATTCTGACGTCCCTTTTATTTTCAACCCGCGGTTTGATCAGTACATATACCAGAACAACTACAGGAATAACGTCTGGAACAAAGAAGAGTTGGTCTATGATAAACCCTTCGTCAAAGGAGAAAATTTCACTGTGGTGATTGTCATCATTAAGGAAGGATTTGAG GTTTATGTGAACGGAACAAGACACTCCTTGTTCAGGCATCGTGACGCTTTACAAGCCATTGAAAGAATTGGCATTTGGGGAGGTGTTTCAGTCGTTTTCTTTGGTTTCCTTGAG gACTGGACTGCATCATCTTACTTTAAGGAACTATCAAAGACCATACCTGTGGGGAGTTCCCCCTTGAGTATTTTTTCCATCCCATCTGAAATTTCAAACCTACTCATCCAGCCT CAACTTCCCTACCGTGGACCAATAAATGTAGACATAAAACCAGGAATGGCTTTCTATGCCGAAGGAAGTGTTCTTGCAAATGCCAATGA ctttttaataaatttcCTTGTAGGCCCAAGTAAAACTGATGACGTTCTAATTACGTTTAACCCTCGAATCGGTCAGTACTTATACCTGAACACCTACAGGAATGGTGTCTGGGAAAAAGAGCAATTGGCTGCTTATCAACCTTTTATGAAGGGAACGGCTTTCAACGTTCTGATTGTAGTCACTCCCCAATACTATAAG ATGTATGTGAATGGACAGAAACACAGCACGTACGCACACCGCATTCCTTTTGAAAGAATTAAAACACTTGTCATTATGGGGGATGTCAAGATCAACTTCTGTGGTTTTACCAAT aactGGAGGAGATCATACGCCTTAAAGCGCCAACCAAAACTCACAGATGTAGGAAACACATTCACAAGTCTGTTGCCAGTCCCATCAGAAGCTTTACATGCAGTCATTCAGCCT ACAATTCCTTATGTGAATACAATCCAAGGAGGATTAAAACCAAAGATGGCCGTGTTATTCCATGGTGTTCTTCCTGCACATGCCCAAAG ctttgaaattaattttaaaaccgGGCAGTATATTGATGACAGCTATAATGACATCGCGTTTCAGTTCAACCCACGCATGGGACAATACGTGTACATGAACAGCTACATAGCCAAGAGCTGGGGGAAGGAGGAATGTGTCTCTGACAAGCCCTTCATCAAGGGAGCAGCTTTCCAATTATTTATCATCATCACAACTGATGGATTTGAG GTCTTCATTAATGGCATGAGGCATTGCATATACATGCACCGCTTTCCCCTAGAGAAAATTACAACATTAGACATTTGTGGCGATGTTTCCATCCTTGTCTTTAGTTTTATTGAT GACTGGAGCACACTGAACTTGAGCCAATCAAATAACAGAGTCATGGGGAGTTTAGATTCAAGACCATCATCTCTGCCATTAGCGGTGACAGGTCCATTCATCCAGCCT ACACTTCCTTATGTGAGTAAAGTTGCAGGAGGACTAAGACAAAATATGGCTTTGTTCTTCCAAGGGATTATTCCTTTAAATAGCAAAGG ctttgaaataaatttaaaaacaggGGAGTCTGAGACTGATGACATCGCTTTTCACTTCAACCCCCATAGTGGTCAATATGTCAGCCTGAACAGCTTCATAAACGGTAGCTGGGACAAGGGGGAATCTGTTTCTTACAGTCCCTTCAACAAGGGAGCAGGCTTCTATCTGTTTATTGCAATCAATTCAGACAACTATCAG GTGTTTGTGAACGGCTTGGAGCACTCTACGTTCAAGCACTGCATTCCTCTGGAGAAAGTTTCCACACTTGATATCCGTGGTGACGTTTCCAAACTAATCTATGGTATAATTGAT AACTGGAGCAGTACATGTTTATGTTTGGATCAATCAAGAATTACAGGCATGGGGAACACGTTTTCAAGCCTGTTAAATACCCCTGCGGATTTGTCATATGTAGTCATTCAGCCT ACACTACCCCATTTATGTGCTATACCTGGAGGATTAACAACAGATATGGCAGTATACTTTCAAGGGACTGTTCCTGCACATGCTGTAAT CTTTGAGATTAACTTCCACACAGGTTGGTATGCAGAGAGTGATCTCTCTTTTCACTTTAGCCCTCGAATCGGGAATTTCGTATACTTGAACAGCTACAGAAATGGCAAATGGGAGAACAGTGAATCTGCCCCCATTAAACCCTTTACAAAAGAAACTTCctttaatatgtttattgtCATCAAGTCAGAAGGCTATGAG GTCTATGTGAATGGATTGTTCTACTGTTTGTTTAAGCACCGCCAACCTTTAGAGAATAATTGTGCTATTAGTATATATGGAGATGTTTCAATCCCCATCTATGGATTTATTGAT AACTGGAGCAAATCCTCTTTCATTGCGGACCAATCTAAAATCACAACCAAGGGGACTCAAAGTCTGGTAACGCTTCCAGCAGAGGTTTCACAGCCAATAATCCAGCCT GCACTTCCATATGTGGGTAAGATCACAGAAGGGTTAAAGCCAGACATGGCTGTGTTCTTCCAAGGGACTATTCCTACACATGCTAAAAG ctttgaaataaattttaaaacgGGACCGTCTGATGGTGATGacattgcatttcatttcaaTCCTCGCCTTGGAGAATTTGTCAACCTAAACAGCTTCAGAAACGGTAGCTGGGAAAAAAGGGAACCTACACCGGAAATACCCTTCCTTAGGGGAACAGCCTTAAATATGTTTGTTGTCATCACCTCAGAGGGCTATGAG GTCTTTGTGAATGGCTTAATTTATTGCGTCTTCAAGCATCGCATTCCTCTAGAGAAAGTTTCCATACTTGCCATTCGTGGAGATGTTATACTTCCCATCTGTGGCATTACTGGT AACTGGAAGACCTGTTCGTTCTGCACTAAAGAAACCGCAAGCTCTACACCTGTCCCTAAAGATGTTTCATATCTGATCAGCAACCCT acaCTTCCCTATATAACTGAATTCccaggaaaaataaaacaagacatGATAATACTTTTCCAAGGGACTGTTCCTGCAGATGCCAAAAG ttttgaaataaattttaaaacgGGTCCGTCTGACAAGGATGACATCGCTTTCCAATTCAATCCTTACTTTGGTCAATACATCTACCTGAACTGCTTTAGAAATGGAAAGTGGGAGAAGGAGGAAACTGCACCTGACACACCCTTCACCAAGGGAGCAGCCTTTCAAATTATTGTAGTCTTCAAATACGAGGGCTATGAG gTCTATGTGAATGGCGTGAAATGTTGCCTGTTCAATCACCGCATTCCTCTAGAGAAAGTTTCAACACTTGACTTTAGAGGCAACGTTTCCATGTCCATGTGTAATCTTATTTCT AACTGGAAGACCTCTTCCTTTTACCCACTTATAGTGACATCAAGCCCTACACCCATCCCTAAAGATGTTACATTTCCGATCAGCAACCCT ACACTTCCCTTTGTGGGTAAAATCCAAGAAGGGATACAACAAGATGCAGCTTTACTTTTCCAAGGGACTGTTCCAGCAGATGCCAAAAG ttttgaaataaattttaaaacgGGTCCGTCTGACAAGGATGACATCGCTTTCCAATTTAATCCTCGCTTTGGTCAATACATCTACCTGAACTGCTTTAGAAATGGAAAGTGGGAGAAGGAGGAAACTGCACCTGACACACCCTTCACCAAGGGAGCAGCCTTTCAAATTATTGTAGTCTTCAAATACGAGGGCTATGAG gTCTATGTGAATGGCGTGAAATGTTGCCTGTTCAATCACCGCATTCCTCCAGAGAAAGTTTCAACACTTGACTTTAGAGGCAACGTTTCCATGTCCATGTGTAATCTTATTTCT AACTGGAAGACCTCTTCCTTATTCTCGGGTATGGGAGCCACAAGCACTACAACTATACCTTTAGAGGTTGCTTATGCAGTCAAAAGCCCT ACACTTCCCTATATGGGTAATTTCCAAGGAAACGTTAAACAAGACATGGCTGTCCTTTTCCAAGGGACTGTTCCAACAGATAGCCAAAG atttgaaataaatttccAAACGGGGCAAGGTGCAAATGATGACATTGCATTTCACTTTAATCCCCGGATTGAAAATTATACTGCCTTGAACAGCCGCAAAAATGGCAGCTGGATGAAAGAGGAAACTGCACCTTTTAAACCCTTGGCTAAGGGAGCAGCCTTCcaaattattgttgtttttaaatcagaagGATATGag GTTTATGTGAACGGCAAGAGCCACTGCACATTTAAACATCGCATACCTTTTGAGAACGTGTCCACCATTGCCATACGTGGTGATGTTAACATGCAGctcatttgttttattgat AACTGGAAGAGTGTATCCATGAGTATGTAA